In Drosophila yakuba strain Tai18E2 chromosome 2R, Prin_Dyak_Tai18E2_2.1, whole genome shotgun sequence, a single genomic region encodes these proteins:
- the LOC6529385 gene encoding broad-complex core protein isoforms 1/2/3/4/5 isoform X2, whose translation MAAVRGHQYFSLRWNNYQNTMTSVFQQLREDLSFVDVTLSCEHGSLKAHKVVLSACSTYFQKLLLENPCKHPTIILPADIIFTDLKTIIDFVYRGEIDVTESELQGLLRTAEQLKIKGLCETAENADDLNDAATATITVSENIQQAVVGNIVNATIVPGAPSPSLEQQQQHHQQQQQAQEQHQQQQVHTQQQQQQQQQINAALLTQHGVSSGSVSLSGQLLSSSASGSSGSLAGGQQAPQTPSGLQPTPRKSRLKRSKSPDLPSGGGAGSSSSGSSQQQPQPAHHHPQTILIQGQNPNSIVSLQQTADGNYIPVSGAGDDSEAEDHEHENNHGHGHGGHSHGHGHDHSHDHEHENKPNKICKTEHSVASPASNSSSASNNAAGVSGVTSTGQAIVTQIVVARDGKDTKNMTSLGMGMNGGLLGVPMGFLDFTPEPPAPSATPVTVTEHVDLSCNPSTDTRDLSNPTEPLDIDNHLAQQIHRLDQSPMHSISHHHTGDESNSNLVQHIKSEVIEAKHLAAAQQHALNQAQQQHAHHQAHQQHQQHQQQQHQQQQQQQHLHAQQLLAQSQMQQQQQQQQQQQQHHQQQQQAAAAAAAGVHGQHGGHVTHADIGGATVMEIDPSQIKHEPGMIITPEIVNMMSSGHMDMYNSDTSEDSMMIANGSPHDQKEPHYTNLDQQHGLGGSVCGPGPGGAGGGGGMSGGAGSGEKGQFNGPKAWTQDDMNSALDALKNQNMSLTKASAIYGIPSTTLWQRAHRLGIETPKKEGGTKSWNEDALQNALEALRSGQISANKASKAFGIPSSTLYKIARREGIRLAAPFNAAPTTWTPEDLERALEAIRAGNTSVQKASAEFGIPTGTLYGRCKREGIELSRSNPTPWSEDAMNEALNSVRVGQMSINQAAIHYNLPYSSLYGRFKRGKYDVVANTSGVALLNTSGNTTGSIEIIEHSQENSQQFPYSPSPHPPTPQHHSTPQHHSSAQQGPPTPQHMQQHVVHMQQQQQQSPHPGHHPQHMQQDVVTSSSQVVHSQQQQQLQQIYQHHGTPERS comes from the exons GGCCTCTTGCGCACCGCCGAGCAGCTAAAGATCAAGGGACTCTGCGAAACCGCCGAGAACGCGGATGACCTAAACGACGCGGCCACTGCAACGATAACGGTTTCAGAGAACATACAGCAGGCGGTCGTTGGCAATATAGTGAACGCCACCATTGTTCCTGGAGCCCCGTCGCCCTCCttggaacagcagcagcaacaccaccagcagcaacagcaagcacaggagcagcaccagcaacagcaggtgcatacccagcagcaacagcagcagcagcaacaaatcaACGCTGCCCTGCTTACGCAACACGGAGTGTCCAGCGGAAGTGTTTCTCTTTCCGGGCAATTGCTGAGCTCCTCggccagcggcagcagcggaaGTTTAGCCGGCGGACAGCAGGCTCCACAGACGCCATCCGGCTTGCAACCGACGCCGCGCAAGTCACGACTTAAGCGCTCCAAGTCGCCGGATTTGCCATcaggcggaggagcaggaagcTCGAGTAGCGGCTCAtcgcagcagcaaccgcagcCAGCGCACCACCACCCGCAGACCATTCTCATCCAGGGCCAAAATCCGAACTCCATTGTGAGCCTTCAGCAGACGGCCGACGGCAATTATATACCAGTTTCGGGTGCTGGCGACGATTCAGAGGCCGAGGACCACGAGCACGAAAACAACCACGGTCACGGGCACGGAGGACACTCGCACGGACACGGCCACGATCATAGTCACGATCACGAGCACGAAAATAAGCCGAACAAGATCTGCAAGACCGAGCACTCGGTGGCCTCGCCGGCATCCAATTCATCCAGCGCCTCGAACAATGCAGCGGGCGTGAGCGGCGTGACTTCCACCGGCCAAGCCATCGTCACACAAATTGTAGTAGCGCGCGACggaaaagatacaaaaaatatgactAGTTTAGGCATGGGCATG AACGGCGGCCTGTTGGGCGTGCCCATGGGATTCCTGGACTTCACACCCGAGCCACCAGCACCATCTGCCACCCCAGTCACCGTCACGGAGCACGTCGATCTGTCCTGCAACCCTAGCACGGACACGCGCGATCTATCAA ATCCCACCGAACCTCTCGATATAGACAATCATCTGGCTCAGCAGATCCATCGGCTCGATCAGTCCCCCATGCACTCGATATCGCACCACCATACAGGCGATGAGAGCAACTCGAATCTTGTGCAGCATATCAAGAGCGAAGTGATCGAGGCCAAGCACCTGGCAGCTGCCCAGCAGCATGCACTCAACCAGGCCCAGCAACAGCATGCCCATCACCAggcccaccagcagcaccaacagcatcagcagcagcaacatcaacaacagcagcagcagcaacatcttcATGCTCAGCAGCTCTTGGCCCAGAGtcagatgcagcagcagcagcagcagcaacagcagcagcagcaacaccaccagcagcaacagcaggcagcagccgccgcagcagctggTGTGCATGGCCAGCATGGGGGACACGTGACGCACGCCGACATCGGCGGTGCCACAGTCATGGAGATTGATCCGAGCCAGATTAAACACGAGCCGGGCATGATAATAACGCCAGAGATTGTCAACATGATGTCCTCAGGGCATATGG ATATGTATAACTCGGACACGAGTGAGGATTCGATGATGATCGCCAACGGCTCGCCGCACGATCAGAAGGAACCGCACTATACGAATTTGGATCAGCAGCACGGTCTGGGTGGCAGCGTTTGCGGCCCGGGGCCCGGCGGTGCTGGTGGCGGTGGGGGCATGAGTGGTGGGGCTGGCTCTGGCGAGAAAGGTCAGTTTAATGGTCCCAAAGCTTGGACACAAGATGATATGAATTCAGCTTTAGATGCATTAAAGAACCAAAACATGAGCCTGACGAAAGCATCCGCCATTTATGGCATCCCATCGACCACCCTGTGGCAACGTGCTCATCGCCTGGGCATCGAAACGCCCAAGAAGGAGGGCGGCACCAAGTCGTGGAACGAGGATGCCCTGCAGAATGCCTTGGAGGCGCTGCGTTCTGGCCAGATATCCGCGAACAAAGCGTCAAAGGCCTTCGGCATCCCCTCCTCTACGCTCTACAAGATTGCTCGGCGCGAAGGCATCCGCCTTGCGGCGCCCTTCAATGCCGCCCCGACCACGTGGACGCCCGAGGATCTGGAGCGTGCCTTGGAGGCGATACGGGCGGGTAATACTTCGGTGCAGAAAGCCAGCGCTGAGTTTGGCATACCCACAG GAACACTTTACGGACGCTGCAAACGGGAGGGCATTGAGCTGTCGCGTTCGAATCCAACACCCTGGTCCGAGGATGCCATGAACGAGGCCCTGAACTCAGTGCG CGTTGGCCAAATGTCCATCAACCAGGCGGCCATTCACTATAACCTGCCCTACAGCTCGCTCTACGGCCGCTTCAAGCGCGGCAAATACGACGTGGTGGCCAACACGAGTGGCGTGGCGCTGTTGAACACCTCGGGCAACACCACCGGCAGCATTGAGATTATCGAGCACAGCCAGGAGAATTCG CAACAGTTCCCGTACAGTCCGTCGCCGCATCCGCCAACGCCGCAGCATCACAGCACGCCGCAGCACCACAGCTCGGCGCAGCAGGGTCCGCCGACGCCGCAGCACATGCAGCAGCACGTGGTgcacatgcaacagcagcagcagcagtcgcccCACCCGGGCCACCATCCGCAGCATATGCAGCAAGACGTGGTTACATCGAGCAGCCAGGTGGTGCAcagccaacagcagcagcagcttcagcagATCTATCAGCACCACGGGACGCCGGAGCGTAGTTGA
- the LOC6529385 gene encoding broad-complex core protein isoforms 1/2/3/4/5 isoform X1, with the protein MAAVRGHQYFSLRWNNYQNTMTSVFQQLREDLSFVDVTLSCEHGSLKAHKVVLSACSTYFQKLLLENPCKHPTIILPADIIFTDLKTIIDFVYRGEIDVTESELQGLLRTAEQLKIKGLCETAENADDLNDAATATITVSENIQQAVVGNIVNATIVPGAPSPSLEQQQQHHQQQQQAQEQHQQQQVHTQQQQQQQQQINAALLTQHGVSSGSVSLSGQLLSSSASGSSGSLAGGQQAPQTPSGLQPTPRKSRLKRSKSPDLPSGGGAGSSSSGSSQQQPQPAHHHPQTILIQGQNPNSIVSLQQTADGNYIPVSGAGDDSEAEDHEHENNHGHGHGGHSHGHGHDHSHDHEHENKPNKICKTEHSVASPASNSSSASNNAAGVSGVTSTGQAIVTQIVVARDGKDTKNMTSLGMGMNGGLLGVPMGFLDFTPEPPAPSATPVTVTEHVDLSCNPSTDTRDLSNPTEPLDIDNHLAQQIHRLDQSPMHSISHHHTGDESNSNLVQHIKSEVIEAKHLAAAQQHALNQAQQQHAHHQAHQQHQQHQQQQHQQQQQQQHLHAQQLLAQSQMQQQQQQQQQQQQHHQQQQQAAAAAAAGVHGQHGGHVTHADIGGATVMEIDPSQIKHEPGMIITPEIVNMMSSGHMDMYNSDTSEDSMMIANGSPHDQKEPHYTNLDQQHGLGGSVCGPGPGGAGGGGGMSGGAGSGEKGQFNGPKAWTQDDMNSALDALKNQNMSLTKASAIYGIPSTTLWQRAHRLGIETPKKEGGTKSWNEDALQNALEALRSGQISANKASKAFGIPSSTLYKIARREGIRLAAPFNAAPTTWTPEDLERALEAIRAGNTSVQKASAEFGIPTGTLYGRCKREGIELSRSNPTPWSEDAMNEALNSVRVGQMSINQAAIHYNLPYSSLYGRFKRGKYDVVANTSGVALLNTSGNTTGSIEIIEHSQENSLHMLQQQFPYSPSPHPPTPQHHSTPQHHSSAQQGPPTPQHMQQHVVHMQQQQQQSPHPGHHPQHMQQDVVTSSSQVVHSQQQQQLQQIYQHHGTPERS; encoded by the exons GGCCTCTTGCGCACCGCCGAGCAGCTAAAGATCAAGGGACTCTGCGAAACCGCCGAGAACGCGGATGACCTAAACGACGCGGCCACTGCAACGATAACGGTTTCAGAGAACATACAGCAGGCGGTCGTTGGCAATATAGTGAACGCCACCATTGTTCCTGGAGCCCCGTCGCCCTCCttggaacagcagcagcaacaccaccagcagcaacagcaagcacaggagcagcaccagcaacagcaggtgcatacccagcagcaacagcagcagcagcaacaaatcaACGCTGCCCTGCTTACGCAACACGGAGTGTCCAGCGGAAGTGTTTCTCTTTCCGGGCAATTGCTGAGCTCCTCggccagcggcagcagcggaaGTTTAGCCGGCGGACAGCAGGCTCCACAGACGCCATCCGGCTTGCAACCGACGCCGCGCAAGTCACGACTTAAGCGCTCCAAGTCGCCGGATTTGCCATcaggcggaggagcaggaagcTCGAGTAGCGGCTCAtcgcagcagcaaccgcagcCAGCGCACCACCACCCGCAGACCATTCTCATCCAGGGCCAAAATCCGAACTCCATTGTGAGCCTTCAGCAGACGGCCGACGGCAATTATATACCAGTTTCGGGTGCTGGCGACGATTCAGAGGCCGAGGACCACGAGCACGAAAACAACCACGGTCACGGGCACGGAGGACACTCGCACGGACACGGCCACGATCATAGTCACGATCACGAGCACGAAAATAAGCCGAACAAGATCTGCAAGACCGAGCACTCGGTGGCCTCGCCGGCATCCAATTCATCCAGCGCCTCGAACAATGCAGCGGGCGTGAGCGGCGTGACTTCCACCGGCCAAGCCATCGTCACACAAATTGTAGTAGCGCGCGACggaaaagatacaaaaaatatgactAGTTTAGGCATGGGCATG AACGGCGGCCTGTTGGGCGTGCCCATGGGATTCCTGGACTTCACACCCGAGCCACCAGCACCATCTGCCACCCCAGTCACCGTCACGGAGCACGTCGATCTGTCCTGCAACCCTAGCACGGACACGCGCGATCTATCAA ATCCCACCGAACCTCTCGATATAGACAATCATCTGGCTCAGCAGATCCATCGGCTCGATCAGTCCCCCATGCACTCGATATCGCACCACCATACAGGCGATGAGAGCAACTCGAATCTTGTGCAGCATATCAAGAGCGAAGTGATCGAGGCCAAGCACCTGGCAGCTGCCCAGCAGCATGCACTCAACCAGGCCCAGCAACAGCATGCCCATCACCAggcccaccagcagcaccaacagcatcagcagcagcaacatcaacaacagcagcagcagcaacatcttcATGCTCAGCAGCTCTTGGCCCAGAGtcagatgcagcagcagcagcagcagcaacagcagcagcagcaacaccaccagcagcaacagcaggcagcagccgccgcagcagctggTGTGCATGGCCAGCATGGGGGACACGTGACGCACGCCGACATCGGCGGTGCCACAGTCATGGAGATTGATCCGAGCCAGATTAAACACGAGCCGGGCATGATAATAACGCCAGAGATTGTCAACATGATGTCCTCAGGGCATATGG ATATGTATAACTCGGACACGAGTGAGGATTCGATGATGATCGCCAACGGCTCGCCGCACGATCAGAAGGAACCGCACTATACGAATTTGGATCAGCAGCACGGTCTGGGTGGCAGCGTTTGCGGCCCGGGGCCCGGCGGTGCTGGTGGCGGTGGGGGCATGAGTGGTGGGGCTGGCTCTGGCGAGAAAGGTCAGTTTAATGGTCCCAAAGCTTGGACACAAGATGATATGAATTCAGCTTTAGATGCATTAAAGAACCAAAACATGAGCCTGACGAAAGCATCCGCCATTTATGGCATCCCATCGACCACCCTGTGGCAACGTGCTCATCGCCTGGGCATCGAAACGCCCAAGAAGGAGGGCGGCACCAAGTCGTGGAACGAGGATGCCCTGCAGAATGCCTTGGAGGCGCTGCGTTCTGGCCAGATATCCGCGAACAAAGCGTCAAAGGCCTTCGGCATCCCCTCCTCTACGCTCTACAAGATTGCTCGGCGCGAAGGCATCCGCCTTGCGGCGCCCTTCAATGCCGCCCCGACCACGTGGACGCCCGAGGATCTGGAGCGTGCCTTGGAGGCGATACGGGCGGGTAATACTTCGGTGCAGAAAGCCAGCGCTGAGTTTGGCATACCCACAG GAACACTTTACGGACGCTGCAAACGGGAGGGCATTGAGCTGTCGCGTTCGAATCCAACACCCTGGTCCGAGGATGCCATGAACGAGGCCCTGAACTCAGTGCG CGTTGGCCAAATGTCCATCAACCAGGCGGCCATTCACTATAACCTGCCCTACAGCTCGCTCTACGGCCGCTTCAAGCGCGGCAAATACGACGTGGTGGCCAACACGAGTGGCGTGGCGCTGTTGAACACCTCGGGCAACACCACCGGCAGCATTGAGATTATCGAGCACAGCCAGGAGAATTCG tTGCATATGTTACAGCAACAGTTCCCGTACAGTCCGTCGCCGCATCCGCCAACGCCGCAGCATCACAGCACGCCGCAGCACCACAGCTCGGCGCAGCAGGGTCCGCCGACGCCGCAGCACATGCAGCAGCACGTGGTgcacatgcaacagcagcagcagcagtcgcccCACCCGGGCCACCATCCGCAGCATATGCAGCAAGACGTGGTTACATCGAGCAGCCAGGTGGTGCAcagccaacagcagcagcagcttcagcagATCTATCAGCACCACGGGACGCCGGAGCGTAGTTGA